The Coffea arabica cultivar ET-39 chromosome 9c, Coffea Arabica ET-39 HiFi, whole genome shotgun sequence nucleotide sequence GTTAAAGAATAGATCtgaaaaagacaaataaaaattaCACTGTCTCAGGGTTCTCAAACTAATACAAGGGGTTTGGCATTATCAACTCATGTAAGTAGATACAAATCAGCCGACTCATGTAATGATTTTTTTGACAAGTTAACTTTATACGTAATCCGATTTTTTTGCTAATCTTTGCTTTCtattttttgattttaaaattaacaataaataaaaaagaaatgcccaaaatcactactaaattatgataatttcACTACtcaaaaaatttataaactctgaatcaattatttcaacattttattttctatcttgTAAATCCATAAAaaaataccatcaaaagtatcctatcgtagtgataaaattattattacatttgtttatcaaatagtataTATGGACATGAAAAATTTGGCATCTTTTCCTTACAATTATattagataatcttataattctATAGGAAAGTAAATTAAAATTCATTATACAAGGGTATTTTGGGTATTTACTTAAAAATTTGACTAAGTCAgtattattttaagattttattactaaaactatcaaattaagggaggtatgtgtaatttttaaaatttaaagagAGCTCAGGGAAattatcagaaacctcaggggaggtttctgtaattatccaaaaaattttGTTGTCTAAGACGACGAACGGAAACCTATTTTATTATGAGGGGTTCATTTAAAATTATCGTTGTAACGCTTGCTCCGCGTCACAAGTCACGCTTTCTCTCGATGCTGCAATAAAATCCAAAAAGGTTCGTATTCATGTGGTCGCAGATATATCCAAAGATTTGAGCTAAGCAAATTCAAAGTGGCTATTACTACTGGCAGTACATTTCCCAGAAGAACTGCAGAGGACGATGGAATCTGATAAACCGATGCCCCGACACGAAACATACGAGTAAACTGttaaacttgtttttttttttttttttcccccaaacCCAGGAGAGTGATgggaataaaaaggaaaaaaatgagttgaGAAACAAATATCTTTAGCTTAATTTAGGTTTAGAAAGCAACAGTTTTTAATGCAAATCTGGAGAGGTTAAAAGTGGATAAATAGTGGGTGGAATTGGAAATTAGAAGGGATTAAAAATAGGGGTTTGCTGGTCAGGTGGAACCTCAGCTGCGACGCACGGAGCCTCGGCGTCGTCAGCTGCATCAGTGACTCAGAggcaacagcagcagcagcagccgcCGCCGCCGCCTCGAAGGCTCCCATCGTCGGCGGCATCGGATAGCAGCGACGGTAACGGTGGCGGCACTGGTAGTGGGAAAAAGATGAAGGGCTTGTTTAAGTCCAAACCCAAGACCCCGGCTGACCTCGTTCGTCAGACTCGGGATCTTCTCATCTATGTCGATCGCGGCCCCGATGCCACGCGCGAGACCAAGCGCGAAGAAAAGGTAaagctcccttttttttttacgcTTCTATTTTGTTTAGGTTTTCTAGCTCTTCGGTTTTcccttgcttcttttcttgttgtttaattagagGAAAGAGCTGATCTGGGTATGatttagatttgtttttcttttaaatggAATTGTGTGCATTTTTATGTGAATTTAaattatggtttttttttttgggaaatgcTAGATGAAGTGGAGTTAGATGTTCTAGATAGGAATGGAAGTGTTGCAACTGGATTCAATTTTTCTTCcgtgttttttgtttttcaattttttggatGAGGAGGGGTGAGAAAGTGGTCGGGGATCGGATGCTGAGAATCTAACCATCATGGTAGGACGAGTTTGGAATTTAATATTCTATAATAGTTAACTGTTTCGTGCTGTATGTATACATTTCTGGTTTTTGGCAAGAATATCCTGTTTCTTTGTTGAAGTGAATGTATTTAGTGGGAGTTTTGTGTGTGGATGTAGGTCAGCTTATAATCTGTGTTTATTTAGTTATTGAGACTGTAGCCTTTTTCAAATTGACGTCTGCAGATGATGGAATTAAGCAAGCTTATGAGAGAATTGAAGTCAATTCTTTATGGAAATAGTGAAGCTGAGCCTGTAACAGAAGCTTGTGCGCAACTGACCCAGGAGTTCTTCAGAGAGAACACACTACGCCTCTTAATCATCTGTCTGCCAAAGTTAAATTTGGAGGTAAGTATGATGGATATTCTTCTTAAATCCACTCTGTCCAATTAGTGCTGATTTGTGATGACAACCATCATCACCTATTTTCACTATTCTCGCTTTAAGGTGCGTTGGAAGTGGAATTTGGATACTTTTTATTTCTGCTCATTGTTGATTCTGACATGGTTATCCTTTCACAGACCCGTAAGGATGTTACTCAAGTTGTTGCAAATCTGCAGAGGCAGCAGGTCCAGTCACGATTGATTGCCTGTGATTACTTGGAAGCAAACATAGATTTGATGGATATTTTGATAGGCGGGTAAGCAGCTGTTTTAGAGCTTTCGGAATGTTGTATTAGTGAATTTTGATGAATCCCTGGATTTCACTTTTCTTGTTTCAGTACCGTTTGGAATGTTAATCCGATTAATCTAGGTTTAGAATGATATGCTTTTCACAAGATTCTTGAACAGAAGTCATTGTGTTACTTATCCACATCATGTGTTGCGAGAGGAAATAATTTATCTCATGTCGAGTTTGATATGTCATTATGCATTTATCTGGCTGTACTTTCAATAATGAGTTCCAGTCAATGAGAGATGGAACTCAGCAAGCTCATGTAATTGTGAAATGAATGTGATCTTTTATATGTATAGAAAGAGAATACTACAACAACTTCTGATGGGAGTATTttcttgctcttttttttttccaccgtGGGGGTGATAATTAAGTAATGAAGAAGAAACTCTGAATCTCAGTACAGTGTAGTATATAAAGCAAGTTAAAATGTACATTACATTGGGTACTGATATAGTTGAGTTTTAATTGGCATCATCTTAAGTTGCAAACATTTGCTCTTATGCAAAGTGCCTTTCTTTCTAATTACACAGCTTAAAAGTCATTCATTTATGTCTTTCTAAATATCATCTCTGGAAGATGTGTTTTTGGCTGTTCCCCGTGTCTTAACCTTACTAGAAGTGGGGTTTCTTGTTTCCCCTCATTGTTGAATTATTgtcttttttcttattttgggttatttaaCTCATTCATCTTTGATGTTGGATTATTCAGTTATGAGAATACAGATATGGCTTTACACTATGGTGCTATGCTTAGAGAATGTATACGCCATCAGACTGTTGCAAGGTGCAGAAAGTTAATCTTTGTTTTGGTTGTAATTTtgcttatttgatttttgggcTTAAGTATTGGAAAGGGAAATAACACCATACGTTTGCCTCCTGTTTTTGGCTCTGATTATTTGACAGTAATCTTCTTTATGAGCTGTTTTACCTATTTAACTTCCATATTCTAAAACTTGCCATCATTCACAGGTATGTCTTGGAATCGGAGCATATGAAGAAATTTTTTGATTATATTCAACTTCCAAATTTCGATATTGCTGCTGATGCTGCAGCAACTTTCAAGGTAAGGTGCTTCTGACTAAAAGCGCAAGAGCTGTTTTACTACAGAAAGTCCTTTTTCCTGTTAATGTGTAAAGCAAATGTATATAAGCTGTGCTTAGGATAGTTTCCCTTCCTTCCATAGTTTGTTCTTCTTATTTCTTCAAGTgatttgtaaatatttatgtTGCTGGTTGAGCTTCATGTACCTACTAATGCTTCAAGTAGAAAGGTGCTACAAGCTATGTGCTTTGCTAGTCTTTTCTATAAAATTATGTTGGAAAAGAAATGTTGACCAAGTTTTATGTCTGGGATTGCAATTGGAGAGTAGTTTCTATAGCATTTGCTTAATTTTTATGCTGTTTACTCTTTTTCCACAATTGGCAATCCACCATTCTGCTGTTGTCTTGTGATAACTGTGCACTCTTTGACTAGTGATAGCAATCATTTGTAATTTCATCTGGGATTTATCAAGCATCAGGTTTGACAAGTTCGTCACATTGCAGGAACTCTTGACAAGGCACAAATCAACTGTAGCTGAATTTCTTTCAAAGAATTATGACTGGGTAAAGGATTTTGGCTTGCTGCATGCATATTCTGTTATCTCTCTCTGTTGCCCCCTCCCTCTCTCAGTGTGCCTGTGTGTCTAAAAAATATCGAATGTACCCTATTTGGAGCTTCAACAAAAAGATTTTCTTGGATATTTTGTAAGTCTAGCTGTTAAAAGTTTTGTTATTGCATTAGTTTAATTTATGTTTTGGCATCAGGGATTCACAATACTTATTCAGTTAATTCTACTTTTTGTAAGATATTCAGTTAATTCTGGACCTCCCTACCCTGTGATGCTCGTGTTGTTGATCTGGCATGATATTATATGATTCTTGTGTAGCTGCTTTGACATGCTTGGGAAGCTTTTCTACTTGGTCGTCTAATAATGTTCTTGAATGTGTTTAGGAGCTGTTGTTTAGATTACAAATAATGTGATGATTGAAATACTGAATCAGCATTTCTCTGTGCTTCCCCTATTTTGAATATTAATCTCAGTCGACCATTTGTTGTTGTTCCTAATGGTTCTTCTTAGCAAGGATTGACATTTTGTTATGGAGCAATTGTAGACTGCTATTCAGTATCTAATGTGAAATCTGATATCACAAGATGCCAATGATCAATACTTGTATCGGTTTATTACATCTGTTGCTTTCTGTGTGCAACATGATTCTTTGGCTAAGCAATCTATGTTaccttcttctttctcttttcttttctttaatatgtAGAAAAAAACTCCCATGGCAAGCTATGCTTTGGATCCTGATTAATGTTCATGGTTGCAGTTTTTTGCTGAATATAACTCAAAGCTGCTTGAATCTCCAAACTACATTACCAGAAGGCAAGCTGTCAAGGTAGGGTTTGGATTGTGATTGTACCTTGTATGGTTATCTAATTTCTATTTCTCAGTCTTGTTTCTTGTCTTTGATATATTTATTTACAATAAAATGTTAATTCTGCCATTCTGTAGGGCCTTACTGTGATATATTTGATTTGCATATTCACTATGGCGTATATTATGAGAGAATGCTGTCCATTCAATTTTATGTATGTTGATTGAAAATGGTGTATGTGCTTACTTAACGGTTTATTGAGATGCAAGGAGTAGTAGTTTTCCAATGAAGGCATCTGCATAAGTGTTCCTTAATCTATGCctttcaacatttttttttttcaaactagGAGGAATATTGAGAAAAGGATTGGAATTATAGTTGTTAAAATTTCTAAAAGCCAGGCATACAGGAGAAAATGAGGGCCATCTTGTAGTAAATTTGTGTTCAGGGGTTTCTCTCCATTCTTTTTGAAGTGCGAGTCTCTCTGTTATTAAGAGTTCCAAAATTTTAACTCTCTAGTTTGCATTCTCTTACTCAAGTGAACTGAAGAGCTATACCATGGCACATGCATCTGATGCATTTATTCTGTCCATTTGGCCTTCTTTTATCCTATCAGCCAAAGAAAATTTAGGCGTTCATAGGATTGATTGTAATTATCGTTTTATTCcagtatttattattattattattattatttctgtTTGAAAAGTTATTGTTTAAGACAATTATTCTTTTGGTGGTCACAGTTGCTGGGGGATATGCTGCTTGACCGCTCAAATTCAGCTGTCATGACTCGATATGTTAGCTCAAGAGACAACTTGAGGATTCTAATGAATCTCCTTAGAGTATGTTTTCTCCTCTTGATTGAGAAATACCATTTGGTTgggcctctctctctctctctctcttcttggCGTAAATAAAGATATTGAAATAGTCTGGAGATCATCTTACTGCAACAATGTAATAAAGAAATTGTTCTAAACGAATAGATAGATATTGGCTAAGGTCAAATCTTATTGTACTTTGAATGTGTCATTCACCAAActcccttttcttcctttcttgccCCTTGCCGTTGTAGACGGTGAACtatattttgttcttttgtctCTTTTGATCTGTTACATCTGTTGTTCCATACTGAACAAACACTTGTTCTCTGGCAGGAATCCAGCAAGAGCATTCAGATTGAAGCATTTCATGTTTTTAAGGTATTGCTTCGTATCTCAAGCACCCTGGTATATGCTTTGCCAAGAAATCAAGGCCAGGTTGGTGTTGGTTCTTCCTgaccaaaaatgcaatttttgtcCCACAGTTATTCGCTGCCAATCAACACAAGCCCCCAGATATCGTTAGCATCCTTGTGGCAAATAGAAGCAAACTTCTGCGCCTCTTTGCTGATTTCAAGTTGGATAAAGGTGAGAGAGAACAAACATGGACGGTTTACCCTCTCCTGGAGCTTATTGGGTTTAGCGCATTCTAATTCTAGTTGTTTGCGTCTTGGTGCAGAGGATGAACAGTTTGAGGCTGACAAAGCCCAAGTTGTCAGAGAAATTGCTGCGCTAGAGCCGAAAGAGGGCCCATGAATGCGGCTTTTGTGTAGTTCCATTAGTTGACACGGCCATGTTATTGTAATATCTGTCGGGAGTTATTTTCTTCCctccaattttattttatttgcaaCGATAGTTTCTAGTGACAGAATATCTGGAAACATGGACCCCCTTTTcgtaaagcttttcatttctttttcttcttctttagtTTGCTGGAGGTTTCAATATTCCGGATACAAAGCTGGAAGACGATAGATTcagcaagagagagagatgtgAATATGAATGTGAATGGTGCATGATATATGACAGCGAGGAATGTACATGGCTGGTATTATTAATAAGAATGATGTAAACCTTCAAAGCATTTTGCAGACTTGTTGGTATCTTGAGCATTGTAGAGGAAAAACCTGTGTGCTGCAGCAAATGAATATGGTTTAGAAACTGTAGTGTTCTGTTCTGAATTCTTGAtctagtttttgttttgttccTTAAAAGGAAGGTGaagaatggttttttttttttaataaaaaattttaatcattATGACAGTTTAAGTGTACAAGTCAATGGAAGGAAGCAAAAGAGAACAAATAGTAATCGTCTAATGTAGCAGTATTTGTCGAGCAATTAAAGAAGGTCCTAAAGTCGCAGTCCGGTGCACGGTTTCACCGAGGCTTGAGAGGAAAAGGAGACTCATATTGCATTCCTAAGAAATGACAAATTGACGGGGGAGTATCATAGTGGTTAATAGTAAGTAGCTTCTCATTCACAGTGGTTAATAGTAAGTAGCTTTCAGATGAGAGGAGAAATGGTGTCGAGAATAATAATAGAAGCCTTCGACAGGAAACAATCAAAATAATTCGCCAGATGGAATCAGAATTCTGGCTGGCATATTCCTCAGCATCTCCCTTTCTGTCAGGCTGCTTGGTGGAAATTCTGGGGTTCgcttcccctctctctctccataCAACTAACTAAAATCAAAACATGTTTTTAGCCGTacgaaaattgaaacaaatgtTACCATCTGGTTGGTTTCCAGAACGGCTGATTTTTTAAGGAccaggaaagaaaaaaaaagggcggCTTTTCCATTTCATGTAAGCTAGCGACTAGCGAGGAACATCTAATGAGCATATTACCAGTTGTTGTAGCAACCAAATAATGCAGGCGAGAATTTTCAAGAATGTCATTCGCTCCGATCTCCAAGGCAAGGATATCTATCTACCTTTCAATCATGTTTAACCCTATTGATCctcctttttcctttatttttgttttttttttttttaaaaaagcatCATGTTCAACCCTTTTTAATTAAAAGTTCATATCAAAACTTGTTTTGTTATTTCAAAAATCATAAGCAGAATTGGTTCAAGTTGAATTTGGAATCAAAATTGGCAAGTCGGACTCATCTCAACTGTATTTAAGATAACattttttatttgaactgttttAAAACCTAATAAGGTGAAAATGCTACTAATCAATTTGCTTTAGTACTAATCAGTGTGACCAGTcgtcccataaataaataaaataaaataaaaaatgcctATAAATTACACCCCCCTGCTACTACTATTAGCAAAATAGTTGGAGGCTGCCTGCCCTGTTTCAATTCCATCCCCCCCATGCAACGAAGCATCGGCAGTCCTTGTTTTGGTATCAGCCAAATTACGAGTACCAGT carries:
- the LOC113707952 gene encoding putative MO25-like protein At5g47540, whose amino-acid sequence is MKGLFKSKPKTPADLVRQTRDLLIYVDRGPDATRETKREEKMMELSKLMRELKSILYGNSEAEPVTEACAQLTQEFFRENTLRLLIICLPKLNLETRKDVTQVVANLQRQQVQSRLIACDYLEANIDLMDILIGGYENTDMALHYGAMLRECIRHQTVARYVLESEHMKKFFDYIQLPNFDIAADAAATFKELLTRHKSTVAEFLSKNYDWFFAEYNSKLLESPNYITRRQAVKLLGDMLLDRSNSAVMTRYVSSRDNLRILMNLLRESSKSIQIEAFHVFKLFAANQHKPPDIVSILVANRSKLLRLFADFKLDKEDEQFEADKAQVVREIAALEPKEGP